Below is a window of bacterium DNA.
CTGCTTGAGAAAACGTATTTGCCATAAACTGTTGTCCGCTATTATTCTTATTCATTGGAGGATGCATTGATATCATCTTATTCAGATAACTCGTCAGATGATCCTTGGCAGAAAGCCCCTCTTCAACCTGTGCAAAGCTCTTCTTTTCTTCAATCTCTTCCTTACGCTGCTTCGCCAGATCACGAGCCGTAAGGTCTAAAAAGCTAACAAGCTTCCAATTACCATCTCCGGTATCTACAAGCTGATATTGGATTCGTCTTACAGGAGAATCTTTACCTGAGAGACGCCTTTGTAGAGGGCTGCCAATCAGCATATCAAGATCTATGCGGATAAATTGCCCTGCCTCCTCTTCCGAGACGACAGAATACTGCGTAGGTTGAAAGAGGGAGAAAAATTGAATCGATTTCAGATCATGAGTCTCAGGGTCTTTTGGCCGGAGATTCCAAAACTTGCTCGTTTTTCCCTGAACACCAAAAGGACTCTTTTTCTTTATATCACCACTCTCATCTGTAGGAGGATACTCGCTTATCATGACTTCTAAATACTGCTGAAGCGACTGAAAAGCTGTCGTCTTATCATTCGCTACGACAGTACCATGAGCTATGAGTATAAAGCCAAAAGCGGCTAACAAAAAAACACTTCGGGATGCAACGTAACGCTTACAAATATTCATTACCCTCTTTTCTCCTAAAATTACTCTGCTAGCGCCTTGCTCGCACTTGTTTGACTAATGCGTATGTTGGTCATAGAGCTTAACGCGCTCTCTCTGGTAGTGCATTAATTTTTTTCACAAGGATCTATTCTGTACCAATAATACCAAGATTCATTGCTAGAACCCACAGGGAGCAAGGACAGAAGCAGAACAACTCCTCTCCCCTCTCAAGACCGAGCTGCTTTCAGGAAGGTAGACACGAGCAATGTAAGTGCGCGACCAATGTATCGTTCACCAGTAACAGGCTGCCAACAGGGCGCACCTTCCGCCAAATGCAAATATGCTACCGGAAGGTCACTCGTCATTCGGTGCACATAGAATGCCATTTCTTCTAATGTCAGTCCGTATGGAGTTTGAGCACTAACAGACATAGTAGCAATCGCATCAAGATCGCACTCAATACCGATCGGAAGGCCTGTCTTCAGAAGATAATCTGCTACCTCCTTTAATGCATCCTCAAAAAGATACTCTCGTCTTACATGCGTTGTCTCAAAAGAGATATATCGAAAATTCGCGTCAGCGAATGCTCCAAGTGTCTCTTGTGAATTATAGTTCTCATGAAGACCTACAATGGCATATGCTTTAAGAAGCTCTTCTTCGTACGCAATACGAAAAGCATTCCCACTGTGGCGGCCATTCCGATTTCTAAAATCAGCATGCGCATCACAATTACAACACCCAATGGCAGAGAGCTGCTTTCCCTCTACAAACCCCTTCATGATCGGATAAGCGTTATTATGCCCACCACCAACAACAACTGGCGTCAGGCCCGCAGAAACTATTTCTCTAATAATTGGATAGACTCGGTCATCAATCTCACTACACAAATGTCGCAGATGATCTATATCACCATCCTTTGACTGCTCTTGAAGATCTTGAAGCTCCACTTCTCCTACGAGGACTGCAGAGGCTGACGGAAACAACGTGTTGGCTTGAATATTTAAAAACGTTTGTAAAAAGGCGTCCCATCCCTGATGCGCGCCACCCCGGCCACAATTTGCTCTGGGTCCAATATCCTCAGGGATACCAAGGATTGCAAATTGAGCACCTCTGTTCTTCGCCTCCTGAAGAGCAGCAGAAAGCTGTCCCTCTTTACTTTGGGAAAGTAGAGGCAAGACTTCACCAACCTTTACTTCACCAATACGAGAAACCACATACCGCTCACGATGTTCCTCTAAAAATAAGGTTAGTCGATTCGTCATATCTCGGTGTACACTATTAGTAGTCCCCTCCCTTTAGTGTACAAGGATATTATCCATAGGCGCCATATCATCACACACATATACTTGCTATGATAAACGATTCGCACATCAAGCTCTCTTCTCTTCATCACGATTTAGATGGCCGAATTTCTTCTATCAAAGAGCAGTTTGCCTTGCTTGCGCCATTTCGGGATGTCGTTGAAAGCGCTCTCTCCGACAAAAAGAGTTATTACGGGATCAATACAGGCTTTGGCATACTCGCTACAAAACGTATTGAGCTCGATAGCCTTCTTAAACTCCAGAAGAATCTTATACTCAGCCACAGCGTTGGAGTTGGGCCGCTTATTCCCAAAGAAATCTCTCGACTTATGCTCCAACTAAAAATTCATGCTCTTGGTCTTGGACACTCTGGCATCTCTCAAACAACCCTTGAGCGACTCTGTACCCTCCTAGAAAAAGATCTCATTCCAGCTATTCCCGAGAAGGGAAGTGTTGGTGCATCTGGCGATCTTGCTCCACTTGCTCACATGGCACTACCTCTCATTGGTGAAGGACTCTTTTGGACAAGCGATGGAAATCAGACTATTGAAGCTTCCAAGATTCTTCAAAAACATAAGCTCTCCCCCATCACCCTCCAAGCGAAAGAAGGGCTCGCTCTCCTGAATGGTACTCAGTTCATGACAGCATACGGTTCGCATGTCCTCTCACAAGTATCTAGCCTTCTGAAGATGTGTGACATCATTGGAACAATGTCCCTTGAAGCCGCACGTGGGAGTAAAAATCCCTTTCTTGCAAAAATTCAAGAGCTTCGCCCTCATCCAGGACAGGCTCATTCTGCAGCAAATATCATGAAACTCCTTCAGGAAAGCGATATCCTGGAGTCACATAAGGACTGTGATAAGGTGCAAGACCCATACTCGCTGAGATGTATGGCTGTGGTACATGGAGCATCGCGCGGAGCACTGAAACACGCCTCTGAAGTAATTGAAACAGAGATAAACTCTGTAACCGATAATCCACTTGTCTTTGAAGATGGGGATATTATCAGCGCCGGAAATTTTCACGGACAACCGATTGCTCTCGCAATGGATTATGCCGCTATCGCCCTAGCAGAATTAGCAAGTATTTCTGAGCGTCGTACTTACCTCCTTCTTTCTGGGTATGATGAGCTCCCGTCACTTCTTCTCGAGGACGGCGGGCTGCATAGTGGATTCATGATTCCGCAATATACTCAAGCCTCTCTCGTATCTGAAAACAAAGTTCTCGCACATCCTGCCTCAGTTGATTCAATCCCAACTTCTTGCGGCCAAGAAGACCATGTGAGTATGGGTAGTATCAGTGCAACCAAACTCTTACAGATTTTTAATAATGTGCGACATGTTCTTGGAATTGAACTTCTCTGCGCTGCGCAAGCACTCGATTTTCGAAAGCCCCTTACTCCTGGCAAGGGTGTACACGCCGCATATCACGTTGTGCGCTCTGCTATCCCTCATCGAAACCAGGATGAGACCTTTCAAGAAGATTTCAAAAAAGTGTTCTCCTTTCTTTCCTCAGATGAAATTATACGGGCAGTAGAAGCTGAGATTGGAGAGCTTGTATAATGCCAGTTCTGAAAAATATCCGCACCCTCTATCAATGCTCGAGCAGTGGCGGTCAAAGCGATATCTTTCCCATCGAAAATGCTGCTCTTGCTTGGAATACGGAAGGAGTAATCACCTGGGTTGGGAAAGAATCCGATGCTCCAAGCGAGCTCGAGACAGAGATATCATTCGATGCAAAAGACCACGTAGTTATCCCCGGCCTCATCGACTGCCATACCCACTTAGCATTCGGGGGAGAACGTTCAGCGGAGTTTGAGATGCGAGCGCTCGGGAAAAGCTACCTAGAGATTGCAAAAGCGGGGGGAGGCATCCTCTCAACCGTTGAGAGCACAAGAGCTGCTTCCGAAGAGGAACTGACTGAACGAGCAAGAGAGACGTTGCATAAAATGATAGCTCTTGGCGTCACGACGGTTGAATGTAAAAGCGGTTATGGGCTTAGCCTAAAAGATGAAATGAAACTGCTCTCTGTATATCAAGCCTTACAAAACTCCGAAAAACCTACGCTCCTCACTACATTCCTCGGCGCACACACCATTCCCAAAGAATATAGAGATAATCGGAAACGGTATATCGATCTCTTAATCAACGAGATGATTCCCGCGATTGCGGAGCAACATCTTGCAACTTTTTGCGATATATTCGTGGAAGATTCTGCATTTCAAATCGATGAAGCGCGGAACATCTTGGAAGTAGGAAAGCAACACGGCCTACGACCCAAACTCCATGCCGATCAGCTAAGCGACGGGGGTGGTGCAGCTCTTGCCGCAGAGCTCGGCGCTATCTCAGCTGATCATCTTGAACAAATCTCTGATCACGGAATATCACAAATGGCCTCCACTGGTGTTGTTGGCGTAACGCTGCCAATTGCTTCCTTATATACGCAACAGACACCACTCAATGCGCGACGATTAATTGAAGCACACATCCCTATCGCAGTCGCTACAGACTTTAACCCTGGCTCTGCTCCAAGCTACCACCTGCCCCTGGCGCTCATGCTTGCATGTAACCTGAATCGAATGAGCCCTTCCGAGGCACTCAAAGGAGCAACACTCTATGCAGCACAAGCGCTTGGAATAGAGAATACCGTCGGCTCATTGGAGCTTGGCAAGAACGCTGACTTTGCACTCCTTGACACCCCCTCAGTGAATCACTGGCTCTATCAATTTCAATCCAATAACTGTGTGGCTACCGTAAAGG
It encodes the following:
- a CDS encoding imidazolonepropionase, which codes for MPVLKNIRTLYQCSSSGGQSDIFPIENAALAWNTEGVITWVGKESDAPSELETEISFDAKDHVVIPGLIDCHTHLAFGGERSAEFEMRALGKSYLEIAKAGGGILSTVESTRAASEEELTERARETLHKMIALGVTTVECKSGYGLSLKDEMKLLSVYQALQNSEKPTLLTTFLGAHTIPKEYRDNRKRYIDLLINEMIPAIAEQHLATFCDIFVEDSAFQIDEARNILEVGKQHGLRPKLHADQLSDGGGAALAAELGAISADHLEQISDHGISQMASTGVVGVTLPIASLYTQQTPLNARRLIEAHIPIAVATDFNPGSAPSYHLPLALMLACNLNRMSPSEALKGATLYAAQALGIENTVGSLELGKNADFALLDTPSVNHWLYQFQSNNCVATVKEGELLYGTMNTL
- the hutH gene encoding histidine ammonia-lyase, translating into MINDSHIKLSSLHHDLDGRISSIKEQFALLAPFRDVVESALSDKKSYYGINTGFGILATKRIELDSLLKLQKNLILSHSVGVGPLIPKEISRLMLQLKIHALGLGHSGISQTTLERLCTLLEKDLIPAIPEKGSVGASGDLAPLAHMALPLIGEGLFWTSDGNQTIEASKILQKHKLSPITLQAKEGLALLNGTQFMTAYGSHVLSQVSSLLKMCDIIGTMSLEAARGSKNPFLAKIQELRPHPGQAHSAANIMKLLQESDILESHKDCDKVQDPYSLRCMAVVHGASRGALKHASEVIETEINSVTDNPLVFEDGDIISAGNFHGQPIALAMDYAAIALAELASISERRTYLLLSGYDELPSLLLEDGGLHSGFMIPQYTQASLVSENKVLAHPASVDSIPTSCGQEDHVSMGSISATKLLQIFNNVRHVLGIELLCAAQALDFRKPLTPGKGVHAAYHVVRSAIPHRNQDETFQEDFKKVFSFLSSDEIIRAVEAEIGELV
- a CDS encoding arginase yields the protein MTNRLTLFLEEHRERYVVSRIGEVKVGEVLPLLSQSKEGQLSAALQEAKNRGAQFAILGIPEDIGPRANCGRGGAHQGWDAFLQTFLNIQANTLFPSASAVLVGEVELQDLQEQSKDGDIDHLRHLCSEIDDRVYPIIREIVSAGLTPVVVGGGHNNAYPIMKGFVEGKQLSAIGCCNCDAHADFRNRNGRHSGNAFRIAYEEELLKAYAIVGLHENYNSQETLGAFADANFRYISFETTHVRREYLFEDALKEVADYLLKTGLPIGIECDLDAIATMSVSAQTPYGLTLEEMAFYVHRMTSDLPVAYLHLAEGAPCWQPVTGERYIGRALTLLVSTFLKAARS